A window from Musa acuminata AAA Group cultivar baxijiao chromosome BXJ3-10, Cavendish_Baxijiao_AAA, whole genome shotgun sequence encodes these proteins:
- the LOC135650509 gene encoding protein SRC2 homolog, whose translation MAARYEVEVTVASARNLKNVNWRHGDLKPYVVAWVDPAAKCSTKVAVDGDDDDPVWDEKLTLPLPPGLPIEDATLAFDVVHAGAAEGVKPLVGSARLPLRDVLDEVGLSGKLVRALKLKRPSGRPQGKIEIKVAVKEQARYYGSPYGQATSRDYPPSSAGYGYGPPYAAAPSGYPYAQPPMGYPYGAPTGAGYYPYGAPPAVGYGAQAPPQPTMAYGQEEKSKSKFGMGTGLAVGAAAGMLGGLALAEGIDYAEDKIADDVAERVEDDLGGDDF comes from the coding sequence ATGGCCGCGCGCTACGAGGTGGAGGTAACCGTCGCCTCCGCCCGCAACCTCAAGAACGTCAACTGGCGCCACGGCGACCTCAAGCCCTACGTCGTTGCCTGGGTCGACCCAGCCGCCAAGTGCTCCACCAAGGTCGCCGTGGATGGCGACGACGATGACCCCGTGTGGGACGAGAAGCTCACGCTGCCCCTCCCCCCCGGCCTGCCCATCGAGGACGCAACCCTCGCCTTCGACGTCGTCCACGCCGGCGCCGCCGAGGGCGTCAAGCCCCTCGTCGGCTCCGCCCGACTCCCTCTCCGCGACGTCCTCGACGAGGTCGGACTCAGCGGGAAGCTCGTCCGCGCCCTCAAGCTCAAGCGTCCCTCCGGCCGCCCCCAGGGCAAGATCGAGATCAAGGTTGCCGTCAAGGAGCAGGCCCGATACTACGGCTCGCCCTACGGCCAGGCCACCTCGAGGGACTACCCGCCTTCCAGCGCCGGCTACGGCTACGGGCCACCGTACGCCGCGGCGCCGTCTGGGTACCCCTACGCGCAGCCGCCGATGGGGTACCCCTACGGGGCACCGACCGGCGCGGGGTATTACCCCTACGGCGCGCCTCCGGCGGTGGGGTACGGGGCTCAGGCGCCGCCGCAGCCGACGATGGCGTACGGGCAGGAGGAGAAGAGCAAGTCAAAGTTTGGGATGGGGACGGGGCTAGCGGTGGGGGCGGCGGCAGGGATGCTGGGGGGGCTGGCGCTGGCGGAGGGGATCGACTACGCCGAGGACAAGATCGCCGACGATGTGGCGGAGAGGGTGGAGGATGACCTCGGTGGCGATGACTTCTGA
- the LOC135651936 gene encoding vegetative cell wall protein gp1-like — translation MSGANNSVETVNAAAAAIVSAESRVQQVTVPRRRWSAWLSVYWCFGSHRNGKRIGHAVLVPEPAFPMSDTPAVQNPNHPPEVRLPFVAPPSSPASFLPSPSTMQSPAGSLSLSALSPSSYSPSGPASIFAIGPYANETQLVSPPVFSTFTTEPSTAPLTPPPEPLHLTTPSSPEVPFAKLLTSSLDANCKKSEAYEFPYYQLHPGSPIGRLISPSSACSGTSSPFPDPEYHSAVDVSFQSFPVCEPPKIVSAEEIAARKLLPQHARNGGSLLDGQISAAASFVDSAIVPKNNEHIMDHRVSFELTAEEVTRCLERKVAISGEGSSETLTARNDRALPTSEPDNSQSVGIDDTYTDLPEQVQPSVTLPSVKEFKFDNSDGVPSEHSVGSDWWANEKVAGTATEHRKNWAFIPMIQPGVS, via the exons ATGAGCGGAGCTAATAATAGCGTGGAGACGGTGAATGCGGCGGCGGCCGCGATTGTCTCTGCAGAGAGTCGAGTCCAGCAAGTTACCGTTCCG AGAAGAAGATGGAGTGCCTGGTTAAGCGTGTACTGGTGCTTTGGGTCTCATAGGAATGGAAAGCGCATCGGCCATGCAGTCCTTGTACCTGAACCTGCATTTCCTATGTCGGATACCCCTGCAGTTCAAAATCCAAACCATCCACCAGAAGTGAGGCTTCCATTTGTTGCACCTCCTTCCTCTCCAGCTTCCTTTTTGCCATCCCCATCTACCATGCAATCACCAGCTGGTTCTCTTTCGCTCTCTGCACTTTCACCAAGTTCTTATTCTCCCAGTGGTCCAGCTTCCATCTTTGCGATTGGGCCCTATGCAAATGAGACTCAATTAGTTTCACCCCCTGTTTTTTCCACCTTCACAACTGAACCTTCCACTGCTCCTCTTACACCCCCACCAGAACCTTTGCATCTCACAACACCTTCATCTCCTGAGGTGCCATTTGCCAAATTGCTGACTTCTTCCCTTGACGCAAATTGCAAGAAGAGTGAGGCCTATGAGTTCCCATACTACCAGCTTCATCCTGGAAGCCCAATAGGTCGCCTCATATCGCCAAGTTCGGCATGTTCGGGTACATCTTCACCTTTCCCTGATCCTGAATACCATTCTGCTGTTGATGTCTCCTTCCAATCATTTCCTGTTTGTGAACCACCAAAAATCGTCAGTGCTGAAGAGATTGCCGCTCGAAAACTTTTACCCCAGCATGCTCGAAATGGTGGATCACTTTTGGATGGCCAAATATCAGCAGCTGCATCATTTGTGGACTCTGCTATCGTGCCTAAGAATAATGAACACATAATGGATCACAGAGTATCATTTGAATTAACTGCCGAAGAAGTTACACGCTGTTTGGAAAGGAAGGTAGCAATCTCAGGTGAAGGTAGCTCAGAAACATTGACTGCAAGAAATGACAGAGCTCTACCGACTAGTGAACCAGATAACAGTCAGAGTGTTGGCATTGATGATACCTACACCGACTTGCCTGAGCAAGTACAACCTTCTGTTACCCTCCCTTCAGTTAAAGAATTCAAATTCGATAATTCGGATGGGGTTCCTTCAGAGCATAGTGTTGGTTCAGACTGGTGGGCCAATGAGAAGGTCGCTGGTACAGCAACCGAGCATAGGAAGAATTGGGCTTTTATTCCAATGATACAGCCAGGAGTAAGCTGA